The following are encoded together in the Candidatus Methylomirabilota bacterium genome:
- a CDS encoding prepilin-type N-terminal cleavage/methylation domain-containing protein, whose product MHTHCSDKRTHARLPVLQWSHDRSPAEKACCRGFTLIELLIVIAIIFTLVAIGTPIYGTALEKAKVARAIGDIRTISSEIGTYQLFNKNLPLSLADVGKENVLDPYGNPYEYLNFSTEKGKGNFRKDRFLVPINSDYDLYSKGKDGDSVTALTAAKSCNDIIRANDGGFIGLASEY is encoded by the coding sequence GTGCATACACATTGCTCGGACAAACGCACACATGCACGGCTACCTGTACTGCAATGGTCTCACGATAGGTCGCCAGCCGAGAAAGCATGTTGTCGCGGTTTTACCCTCATCGAGTTGTTGATCGTCATTGCGATAATCTTCACGCTTGTCGCCATCGGAACTCCTATCTACGGGACCGCCCTCGAGAAGGCGAAAGTCGCAAGGGCCATCGGGGACATCCGCACGATAAGTAGCGAGATCGGCACTTATCAGTTGTTCAACAAGAACTTGCCGCTTAGCCTTGCCGACGTGGGAAAGGAAAACGTTCTGGACCCCTACGGAAACCCCTATGAATATCTGAACTTCTCCACCGAAAAGGGAAAGGGGAACTTTCGGAAGGACCGGTTTCTGGTCCCGATAAATTCCGACTACGACCTGTACAGCAAAGGAAAAGATGGAGACAGTGTGACTGCTCTCACGGCCGCAAAGAGTTGTAATGATATCATTCGCGCCAATGACGGAGGATTCATAGGTCTGGCATCAGAGTACTGA
- a CDS encoding histone deacetylase translates to MGGVVEAAQKICLGEVDRAFAFIGAGGHHAGRNFFGGYCCFNDVAIAVDHLRKSYGTHRFAILDTDAHHGDGTRDIFQGDPDVLHVCICGMNYVSPDGTKVDVPVPWGSRDPDESYLKIAEAAFASRVRAFRPDLTIWYFGFDGHQGDYGDMGLSLRAFVGLADFMVAAAREASGGRLLTVLGGGSRTDLATLIIPQVIYRLANG, encoded by the coding sequence GTGGGAGGCGTGGTGGAGGCGGCGCAGAAGATTTGCCTTGGGGAAGTCGATCGGGCCTTTGCCTTCATCGGAGCTGGGGGGCACCATGCCGGACGGAACTTTTTCGGCGGATACTGCTGCTTCAACGATGTGGCCATTGCCGTTGACCACCTCCGGAAAAGCTATGGAACTCACCGGTTTGCCATCCTGGATACCGATGCCCACCATGGCGATGGGACAAGAGATATTTTCCAGGGGGACCCCGATGTCCTGCACGTCTGCATCTGCGGGATGAATTATGTTTCTCCAGACGGCACCAAAGTGGATGTTCCCGTCCCCTGGGGGAGTCGTGACCCAGACGAATCGTATCTGAAGATCGCGGAGGCCGCCTTTGCCTCGAGGGTCCGTGCGTTTCGTCCGGACCTCACCATCTGGTACTTCGGCTTCGACGGGCACCAGGGGGACTACGGAGATATGGGGCTCTCCCTTCGGGCCTTCGTGGGACTCGCCGATTTTATGGTTGCAGCGGCCCGGGAGGCCTCCGGCGGCAGGCTGCTCACCGTGTTAGGAGGAGGCTCACGGACCGACCTGGCCACCCTCATCATCCCCCAGGTGATCTACCGATTGGCCAACGGATAA
- a CDS encoding arginine deiminase-related protein has translation MISNYPDGKPAMSLPSLALLMCRPSHYTVAYEINPWMKVTRQVHQPVAARQWQALYDLLTRALRVPVRLLRPVKGLPDLVFTANAGLLAGKAFIRTNFRHPERQGEEVIFERYFRRRGYRVVTLPRQFNFEGEGDALWVGDTLFLGFRFRTDATVHEHLSKILHRRILPLELVDKRFYHLDTCFCPLDATSVLWYPGAFDRYGWKAIETHVPDPVPVSTADALRFCCNALVIDRAVILHGGVSKPLRKELERRGFDLYELNLSEFLKAGGSAKCLVLRMTR, from the coding sequence ATGATCTCAAACTACCCCGACGGTAAGCCCGCGATGTCCCTCCCATCGCTGGCTCTCCTGATGTGTCGCCCCAGCCATTACACCGTCGCGTACGAGATCAATCCCTGGATGAAAGTCACCAGACAGGTACACCAGCCGGTGGCCGCGCGACAATGGCAAGCCCTGTACGACCTGCTGACCCGAGCTCTTCGCGTACCTGTCCGGCTCCTCAGGCCCGTCAAGGGCTTACCAGACCTGGTCTTCACGGCGAATGCGGGCCTTCTCGCCGGAAAGGCATTCATTCGCACGAACTTCCGCCATCCCGAACGCCAAGGAGAAGAGGTGATTTTCGAGCGATACTTTCGGCGGCGAGGCTATCGAGTGGTCACACTCCCTCGACAGTTCAACTTCGAAGGTGAAGGCGATGCATTATGGGTAGGCGACACGTTGTTCCTTGGCTTTCGCTTCCGCACCGATGCCACAGTTCACGAGCACCTATCAAAGATCCTGCATCGTCGCATCCTGCCGCTCGAGCTCGTCGACAAGCGCTTCTACCATCTCGATACCTGCTTCTGTCCACTCGACGCGACGTCGGTTCTCTGGTATCCCGGGGCGTTTGACCGTTACGGTTGGAAGGCGATCGAGACCCATGTCCCAGATCCGGTGCCTGTTTCCACGGCCGATGCCCTCAGATTCTGTTGCAATGCCCTTGTGATCGATCGCGCGGTGATCCTCCACGGCGGCGTGTCGAAGCCACTGCGCAAGGAGCTCGAACGGCGGGGCTTTGACCTCTACGAGCTGAACCTTTCCGAATTTCTCAAAGCGGGGGGATCGGCGAAATGCCTCGTCCTTCGGATGACTCGCTAA
- a CDS encoding TIGR00300 family protein: MVSEIVEVSGHIIDSLILPKILDEIIDLDGNFEILEIAIGKRKTDPSTTRLRVSAASEQKLQVILKRLARLGATPLTLREVELVRTRQDGVFPSQFYSTTNLPTFVRYQERWRPVQNIEMDCGIVIDPHTSRASCVPMVHVKKGDHVVCGTAGVRVTPLERSRHKDVFQFMGSAVSSEKPKALLIEGVARAMRSTRRAGQKILVVGGPAIVHTGGGPYLERLIEAKYVDVLFGGNGLATHDIESALYGTSLGTSLDRKAAARDAHEHHMRAINTIRACGGIRQAVRQGVLTKGIMHACVRHRIPFVLAGSIRDDGPLPDVITDVMTAQDEMRHHLKGVGLALMIASTLHAIATGNLLRATVKTICIDINPAVVTKLADRGTFQGIGIVSDAASFLRELCHDLKLPRR; this comes from the coding sequence ATGGTCTCTGAAATCGTAGAGGTTAGTGGACACATTATCGATTCATTGATCCTCCCGAAGATTCTCGACGAGATTATCGATCTCGACGGGAACTTCGAGATTCTCGAGATTGCCATCGGCAAGCGCAAGACTGATCCCTCGACAACCCGCCTGAGGGTCAGTGCAGCCTCAGAGCAAAAGCTCCAGGTCATCCTGAAACGCCTCGCCCGGTTGGGAGCCACCCCGCTCACCCTCCGGGAGGTCGAGCTGGTCCGCACACGCCAAGACGGGGTTTTCCCTTCCCAGTTTTACTCCACGACCAATTTGCCTACCTTCGTCCGGTATCAGGAGCGCTGGCGACCGGTACAGAACATCGAAATGGACTGTGGCATTGTGATCGATCCCCATACTTCTCGCGCCTCCTGTGTGCCCATGGTCCACGTCAAGAAAGGGGATCATGTGGTCTGTGGCACAGCCGGCGTCCGGGTCACCCCACTCGAGCGGTCCCGGCACAAGGATGTGTTTCAATTCATGGGAAGTGCCGTTTCCTCAGAAAAGCCGAAGGCTCTCCTCATCGAAGGGGTGGCCAGGGCGATGCGGTCCACAAGGCGCGCGGGGCAAAAGATCCTTGTTGTCGGAGGACCAGCAATCGTGCATACCGGGGGCGGCCCGTACCTGGAGAGACTCATTGAGGCCAAGTACGTCGATGTGCTCTTTGGTGGAAACGGTCTGGCGACCCATGACATCGAATCGGCGCTCTATGGCACGTCGCTCGGCACCTCACTCGATCGAAAGGCCGCCGCCCGGGATGCCCACGAACACCATATGCGGGCCATCAACACCATACGCGCCTGTGGAGGCATCCGCCAGGCGGTGCGTCAGGGCGTCCTGACCAAGGGCATCATGCATGCGTGCGTCAGGCACCGCATACCGTTCGTCCTGGCCGGGTCCATCAGAGACGATGGCCCCCTCCCCGATGTCATCACCGATGTGATGACAGCCCAGGACGAAATGCGCCACCACCTGAAAGGGGTTGGCCTAGCCCTTATGATCGCCTCCACCCTTCATGCGATCGCTACGGGGAACCTCCTTCGGGCAACGGTCAAGACCATCTGCATAGACATCAATCCGGCAGTCGTGACCAAGCTTGCGGATCGAGGAACCTTTCAAGGAATTGGCATCGTATCTGATGCGGCCTCTTTCCTGCGAGAACTCTGCCATGATCTCAAACTACCCCGACGGTAA